A region of the Stutzerimonas stutzeri genome:
CTGGTGCTCGCGGCCACCCTACCCGGCGTGGTCGTGCTGACCTGGCTTTACGGTGCAGGTACGTTGATCAACCTCGCCTGGGCTTGCCTGGCCGCACTCGGTTTCGAAGCAGCCATTCTGAAGCTGCGCCAGCGCCCTGTAGGTTTTTTTCTCCGCGATGGCAGCGTGCTGGTTACCGCGGTGCTGCTGGCCCTCGCGTTGCCACCCTACTCACCCTGGTGGCTGACGCTGATTGCAACCGGCTGCGCGGTGGTCTTCGGCAAACAGCTGTATGGCGGCCTCGGCCAGAACCCCTTTAACCCGGCGATGATCGGCTACGTGGTGGTGCTGATTTCCTTCCCGGTCGAAATGACCACCTGGCCTGTGCCGCACAGCGTTGGATTGGGCGCCGGCCTGCAGCACATCCTCGGTATCGCCTCGCTGCCCGATGGCTGGACTCAGGCCACGGCGCTCGACGTACTGAAGGTGAACAAAAGCCTGACCATCGACGAGTTGTGGAGCAACCCGGCGTTCGGCCACTTCGGCGGCATCGGTTCGGAAGTGGTGAATCTGGCATTCCTGGCCGGCGGCCTGTTCTTGCTGCACAAAAGGCTGTTCAGCTGGCACGCGCCGGTCGGTATGCTCGCTGCCCTGGTGTTAATGAGTCTGGTGTTCTGGAACGGCTCAGGCTCCGATAGCAACGGCTCGCCGTTGTTCCATCTGCTCAGCGGCGCCACCATGCTCGGCGCATTCTTCATCGTTACAGATCCGGTCAGCAGCGCCACCAGCCCGCGTGGGCGCCTTATCTTCGGTGCCGGTGTCGGAATTCTGGTCTATGTCATCCGCGCCTGGGGTGGTTATCCGGACGGCGTGGCCTTCGGGGTACTGCTGATGAACCTGGCGGCACCTACCATCGACTACTACACCCGCCCGCGCACCTACGGCCACCGTAAGGCTGAGCGCGGCTTCAAGCTGGGCGAATGACATGATGCTTCCGGAAATCAGCCGTTCCATGCTGAAGAACGCCGCGGTGCTGGGCCTGTTCGCAATTGTCACCGTAGGCGCGGTGACGCTGCTTCAGCAGGGAACCGCCGAACGCATTCAGGCCGCCGAACGCGCCGCACAGGTTCGCGCACTGGGTGAAATTTTGCCCGCAGGCAGTTATGACAATCACCTGCTCGACGACAGTGTGCTGATTCAGGACCGCCTGCTCGGCAATAGAAGTCCGCTGCCCGCTTATGTCGCGATCAAGGATGGTCGCCCGAGCGCCGTAATCCTCCAGGCCATCGCGCCCGACGGCTACAG
Encoded here:
- a CDS encoding RnfABCDGE type electron transport complex subunit D, yielding MALPRITSPHAKGPSRTQRVMLLVLAATLPGVVVLTWLYGAGTLINLAWACLAALGFEAAILKLRQRPVGFFLRDGSVLVTAVLLALALPPYSPWWLTLIATGCAVVFGKQLYGGLGQNPFNPAMIGYVVVLISFPVEMTTWPVPHSVGLGAGLQHILGIASLPDGWTQATALDVLKVNKSLTIDELWSNPAFGHFGGIGSEVVNLAFLAGGLFLLHKRLFSWHAPVGMLAALVLMSLVFWNGSGSDSNGSPLFHLLSGATMLGAFFIVTDPVSSATSPRGRLIFGAGVGILVYVIRAWGGYPDGVAFGVLLMNLAAPTIDYYTRPRTYGHRKAERGFKLGE